A part of Gambusia affinis linkage group LG21, SWU_Gaff_1.0, whole genome shotgun sequence genomic DNA contains:
- the epb41l3a gene encoding band 4.1-like protein 3a isoform X1 has translation MTTEPSEAQPPEAEPFPEAAAHSTPKQGGEGPAQSSLAEDSSSPLSSGGRVARSPARTALGFRTMQTRVSLLDGSQFTCIVEKRSRGLQLFEKVCDHLNLLERDYFSLSFRDADNNKNWLDPAKDIKKQVRGVPWNFSFNVKFYPPNPAQLSEDITRYFLCLQLRQDIVSGRLPCSFATHAVLGSYTVQSELGDYDSDECGPDYVSELCFAPNQTKEMEAKIVDLHRTLRGMSPAEAEMHFLENVKKLSMYGVDLHHAKDSEGVAIMLGVCNSGLLVYRDRLRINRFSWPKILKISYKRNNFYIKIRPGEFDQFESIIGFKLLNHRAAKRLWKVCVEHHSFFRLLSPEEPPKKFLSLGSKFRYSGRTQIQSRRASAQISRPAPNFPRCISKRNMLSRSLDGASGTTATSSLIGSPAITVSLKANGRAYSDMGSGLYGASKAIAVSDHIAAVTSSLDDRREEPVEEVLLLLVEEEQKEEEKEEKEERKTADVSPESPPSPQKHDTRTELTDTVVDGDLTVTESDQDEDLKTQETLGSPEDIVQTSISALRRSFLEGQQGGGGMTEWDKRLASSPLRRADDAPMIEPLEPEEPKPSFDEMSPELTALLKSAREQETFREHNLLKTSEKVETVFVLPESRDPDRDVADHFKEVPVMRKTLTYEAPGSQGGADPSAGLLLSSQTFTAETSNTTTTTHITKMVKGGVSETRVEKRIVISGDTEEDHEQALAAALCEARRQHPELSVTRVVVHKETEVPPDHMIN, from the exons atgacaacagagCCAAGTGAAGCCCAGCCCCCAGAGGCGGAGCCTTTCCCTGAAGCCGCCGCCCACTCCACACCTAAACAG GGAGGGGAGGGCCCAGCTCAGAGCTCATTGGCTGAGGACTCCAGCAGTCCGCTGTCGTCGGGCGGACGCGTCGCTCGCTCTCCGGCCAGAACCGCGCTGGGCTTCAGAACCATGCAGACCCGGGTGTCGCTGCTGGACGGGTCGCAGTTCACCTGCATCGTGGAG AAACGATCTCGAGGTTTGCAGCTATTTGAGAAAGTTTGTGACCATCTCAACCTGCTGGAGAGAGATTACTTCAGCCTGTCCTTCAGAGACGCAGACAACAACAAG AACTGGTTGGATCCTGCGAAGGACATCAAgaagcaggtcagag GCGTTCCCTGGAACTTCTCCTTTAACGTGAAGTTTTACCCTCCGAACCCGGCCCAGCTGTCTGAGGACATCACCAG gTACTTCCTGTGTCTGCAGCTCAGACAGGATATCGTTTCCGGACGTCTTCCATGTTCCTTTGCGACTCACGCCGTTCTTGGTTCCTACACGGTTCAGTCGGAGCTGGGAGACTACGACTCTG ATGAATGTGGTCCAGACTACGTCAGTGAGTTGTGTTTTGCCCCAAACCAAACCAAGGAGATGGAGGCCAAGATCGTGGATCTGCACCGGACCCTCAG AGGAATGAGTCCAGCAGAAGCTGAAATGCATTTCCTGGAGAATGTGAAGAAGCTCTCCATGTACGGAGTGGACCTGCATCACGCCAAG GACTCGGAGGGCGTGGCCATCATGCTGGGCGTGTGTAACAGCGGGCTGCTGGTGTACAGAGACCGGCTGAGAATCAACCGATTCTCCTGGCCAAAGATCCTGAAGATTTCCTACAAACGGAACAACTTTTACATCAAGATCCGACCTGGAGAG TTTGACCAGTTTGAGTCCATCATTGGCTTCAAGCTGCTGAACCACAGAGCGGCCAAGCGGCTGTGGAAGGTGTGTGTGGAGCATCACTCCTTCTTCAG GCTGCTGTCTCCTGAGGAGCCGCCAAAGAAGTTTCTCTCTCTGGGGTCAAAGTTTCGCTACAGCGGTCGGACCCAGATTCAGAGTCGCAGAGCCAGCGCTCAGATATCCAGACCCGCTCCTAACTTCCCACGATGCATCAGCAAGAGGAACATGCTGAGCCGGAGCCTGGACGGAG CTTCCGGGACTACAGCAACGTCTTCTCTGATTGGCTCTCCTGCCATCACTGTGTCGCTCAAAGCCAACGGTCGAGCTTACTCAG acatGGGCTCTGGACTGTATGGAGCTTCAAAGGCCATCGCTGTCAGCGACCACATCGCCGCGGTAACCAGTAGCCTGGATGACAGGAGGGAGGAGCCAG ttgaggaggttctgctgctgctggtggaggaggaacagaaagaggaggagaaggaggagaaggaggagaggaagactGCAGACGTTTCTCCAGAAAGTCCTCCGTCTCCACAGAAACACGACACCAGG ACGGAGCTGACGGACACCGTCGTCGATGGCGACCTGACCGTGACCGAG TCTGATCAGGACGAAGACTTGAAGACTCAG GAGACGCTGGGCAGCCCAGAGGACATCGTCCAGACGTCCATCAGCGCACTGCGGCGCTCCTTCCTGGAGGGACAGCAGGGGGGCGGCGGCATGACGGAGTGGGACAAACGCCTGGCCTCGTCTCCTCTGCGCCGCGCTGACGACGCGCCCATGATCGAACCGCTGGAGCCGGAGGAG CCCAAACCGTCCTTTGATGAAATGTCTCCAGAACTGACGGCTCTGCTAAAGTCCGCCAGAGAGCAAGAGACCTTCAGGGAACACAACCTGCTAAAG acgTCGGAGAAGGTGGAGACGGTCTTTGTCCTCCCGGAGTCCAGGGACCCGGACCGGGACGTCGCAGATCACTTTAAG GAAGTCCCCGTGATGAGGAAGACTCTGACCTACGAAGCTCCAGGG AGCCAAGGTGGCGCTGATCCCTCCGCCGGCCTCCTGCTGAGCTCCCAGACCTTCACCGCAGAGACGTccaacaccaccaccaccacccacaTCACCAAG ATGGTGAAAGGAGGAGTTTCAGAAACCAGAGTGGAGAAAAGAATCGTCATTTCTGGAGACACCGAGGAAGACCATGAGCAG GCCCTGGCGGCGGCGCTCTGCGAGGCGCGGCGGCAGCATCCTGAACTGTCCGTCACCAGAGTCGTCGTCCACAAAGAAACGGAGGTTCCTCCTGATCACATGATCAATTAG
- the epb41l3a gene encoding band 4.1-like protein 3a isoform X5 produces MTTEPSEAQPPEAEPFPEAAAHSTPKQGGEGPAQSSLAEDSSSPLSSGGRVARSPARTALGFRTMQTRVSLLDGSQFTCIVEKRSRGLQLFEKVCDHLNLLERDYFSLSFRDADNNKNWLDPAKDIKKQVRGVPWNFSFNVKFYPPNPAQLSEDITRYFLCLQLRQDIVSGRLPCSFATHAVLGSYTVQSELGDYDSDECGPDYVSELCFAPNQTKEMEAKIVDLHRTLRGMSPAEAEMHFLENVKKLSMYGVDLHHAKDSEGVAIMLGVCNSGLLVYRDRLRINRFSWPKILKISYKRNNFYIKIRPGEFDQFESIIGFKLLNHRAAKRLWKVCVEHHSFFRLLSPEEPPKKFLSLGSKFRYSGRTQIQSRRASAQISRPAPNFPRCISKRNMLSRSLDGDMGSGLYGASKAIAVSDHIAAVTSSLDDRREEPVEEVLLLLVEEEQKEEEKEEKEERKTADVSPESPPSPQKHDTRTELTDTVVDGDLTVTESDQDEDLKTQETLGSPEDIVQTSISALRRSFLEGQQGGGGMTEWDKRLASSPLRRADDAPMIEPLEPEEPKPSFDEMSPELTALLKSAREQETFREHNLLKTSEKVETVFVLPESRDPDRDVADHFKEVPVMRKTLTYEAPGSQGGADPSAGLLLSSQTFTAETSNTTTTTHITKMVKGGVSETRVEKRIVISGDTEEDHEQD; encoded by the exons atgacaacagagCCAAGTGAAGCCCAGCCCCCAGAGGCGGAGCCTTTCCCTGAAGCCGCCGCCCACTCCACACCTAAACAG GGAGGGGAGGGCCCAGCTCAGAGCTCATTGGCTGAGGACTCCAGCAGTCCGCTGTCGTCGGGCGGACGCGTCGCTCGCTCTCCGGCCAGAACCGCGCTGGGCTTCAGAACCATGCAGACCCGGGTGTCGCTGCTGGACGGGTCGCAGTTCACCTGCATCGTGGAG AAACGATCTCGAGGTTTGCAGCTATTTGAGAAAGTTTGTGACCATCTCAACCTGCTGGAGAGAGATTACTTCAGCCTGTCCTTCAGAGACGCAGACAACAACAAG AACTGGTTGGATCCTGCGAAGGACATCAAgaagcaggtcagag GCGTTCCCTGGAACTTCTCCTTTAACGTGAAGTTTTACCCTCCGAACCCGGCCCAGCTGTCTGAGGACATCACCAG gTACTTCCTGTGTCTGCAGCTCAGACAGGATATCGTTTCCGGACGTCTTCCATGTTCCTTTGCGACTCACGCCGTTCTTGGTTCCTACACGGTTCAGTCGGAGCTGGGAGACTACGACTCTG ATGAATGTGGTCCAGACTACGTCAGTGAGTTGTGTTTTGCCCCAAACCAAACCAAGGAGATGGAGGCCAAGATCGTGGATCTGCACCGGACCCTCAG AGGAATGAGTCCAGCAGAAGCTGAAATGCATTTCCTGGAGAATGTGAAGAAGCTCTCCATGTACGGAGTGGACCTGCATCACGCCAAG GACTCGGAGGGCGTGGCCATCATGCTGGGCGTGTGTAACAGCGGGCTGCTGGTGTACAGAGACCGGCTGAGAATCAACCGATTCTCCTGGCCAAAGATCCTGAAGATTTCCTACAAACGGAACAACTTTTACATCAAGATCCGACCTGGAGAG TTTGACCAGTTTGAGTCCATCATTGGCTTCAAGCTGCTGAACCACAGAGCGGCCAAGCGGCTGTGGAAGGTGTGTGTGGAGCATCACTCCTTCTTCAG GCTGCTGTCTCCTGAGGAGCCGCCAAAGAAGTTTCTCTCTCTGGGGTCAAAGTTTCGCTACAGCGGTCGGACCCAGATTCAGAGTCGCAGAGCCAGCGCTCAGATATCCAGACCCGCTCCTAACTTCCCACGATGCATCAGCAAGAGGAACATGCTGAGCCGGAGCCTGGACGGAG acatGGGCTCTGGACTGTATGGAGCTTCAAAGGCCATCGCTGTCAGCGACCACATCGCCGCGGTAACCAGTAGCCTGGATGACAGGAGGGAGGAGCCAG ttgaggaggttctgctgctgctggtggaggaggaacagaaagaggaggagaaggaggagaaggaggagaggaagactGCAGACGTTTCTCCAGAAAGTCCTCCGTCTCCACAGAAACACGACACCAGG ACGGAGCTGACGGACACCGTCGTCGATGGCGACCTGACCGTGACCGAG TCTGATCAGGACGAAGACTTGAAGACTCAG GAGACGCTGGGCAGCCCAGAGGACATCGTCCAGACGTCCATCAGCGCACTGCGGCGCTCCTTCCTGGAGGGACAGCAGGGGGGCGGCGGCATGACGGAGTGGGACAAACGCCTGGCCTCGTCTCCTCTGCGCCGCGCTGACGACGCGCCCATGATCGAACCGCTGGAGCCGGAGGAG CCCAAACCGTCCTTTGATGAAATGTCTCCAGAACTGACGGCTCTGCTAAAGTCCGCCAGAGAGCAAGAGACCTTCAGGGAACACAACCTGCTAAAG acgTCGGAGAAGGTGGAGACGGTCTTTGTCCTCCCGGAGTCCAGGGACCCGGACCGGGACGTCGCAGATCACTTTAAG GAAGTCCCCGTGATGAGGAAGACTCTGACCTACGAAGCTCCAGGG AGCCAAGGTGGCGCTGATCCCTCCGCCGGCCTCCTGCTGAGCTCCCAGACCTTCACCGCAGAGACGTccaacaccaccaccaccacccacaTCACCAAG ATGGTGAAAGGAGGAGTTTCAGAAACCAGAGTGGAGAAAAGAATCGTCATTTCTGGAGACACCGAGGAAGACCATGAGCAG GACTGA
- the epb41l3a gene encoding band 4.1-like protein 3a isoform X4 yields the protein MTTEPSEAQPPEAEPFPEAAAHSTPKQGGEGPAQSSLAEDSSSPLSSGGRVARSPARTALGFRTMQTRVSLLDGSQFTCIVEKRSRGLQLFEKVCDHLNLLERDYFSLSFRDADNNKNWLDPAKDIKKQVRGVPWNFSFNVKFYPPNPAQLSEDITRYFLCLQLRQDIVSGRLPCSFATHAVLGSYTVQSELGDYDSDECGPDYVSELCFAPNQTKEMEAKIVDLHRTLRGMSPAEAEMHFLENVKKLSMYGVDLHHAKDSEGVAIMLGVCNSGLLVYRDRLRINRFSWPKILKISYKRNNFYIKIRPGEFDQFESIIGFKLLNHRAAKRLWKVCVEHHSFFRLLSPEEPPKKFLSLGSKFRYSGRTQIQSRRASAQISRPAPNFPRCISKRNMLSRSLDGASGTTATSSLIGSPAITVSLKANGRAYSDMGSGLYGASKAIAVSDHIAAVTSSLDDRREEPVEEVLLLLVEEEQKEEEKEEKEERKTADVSPESPPSPQKHDTRTELTDTVVDGDLTVTESDQDEDLKTQETLGSPEDIVQTSISALRRSFLEGQQGGGGMTEWDKRLASSPLRRADDAPMIEPLEPEEPKPSFDEMSPELTALLKSAREQETFREHNLLKTSEKVETVFVLPESRDPDRDVADHFKEVPVMRKTLTYEAPGSQGGADPSAGLLLSSQTFTAETSNTTTTTHITKMVKGGVSETRVEKRIVISGDTEEDHEQD from the exons atgacaacagagCCAAGTGAAGCCCAGCCCCCAGAGGCGGAGCCTTTCCCTGAAGCCGCCGCCCACTCCACACCTAAACAG GGAGGGGAGGGCCCAGCTCAGAGCTCATTGGCTGAGGACTCCAGCAGTCCGCTGTCGTCGGGCGGACGCGTCGCTCGCTCTCCGGCCAGAACCGCGCTGGGCTTCAGAACCATGCAGACCCGGGTGTCGCTGCTGGACGGGTCGCAGTTCACCTGCATCGTGGAG AAACGATCTCGAGGTTTGCAGCTATTTGAGAAAGTTTGTGACCATCTCAACCTGCTGGAGAGAGATTACTTCAGCCTGTCCTTCAGAGACGCAGACAACAACAAG AACTGGTTGGATCCTGCGAAGGACATCAAgaagcaggtcagag GCGTTCCCTGGAACTTCTCCTTTAACGTGAAGTTTTACCCTCCGAACCCGGCCCAGCTGTCTGAGGACATCACCAG gTACTTCCTGTGTCTGCAGCTCAGACAGGATATCGTTTCCGGACGTCTTCCATGTTCCTTTGCGACTCACGCCGTTCTTGGTTCCTACACGGTTCAGTCGGAGCTGGGAGACTACGACTCTG ATGAATGTGGTCCAGACTACGTCAGTGAGTTGTGTTTTGCCCCAAACCAAACCAAGGAGATGGAGGCCAAGATCGTGGATCTGCACCGGACCCTCAG AGGAATGAGTCCAGCAGAAGCTGAAATGCATTTCCTGGAGAATGTGAAGAAGCTCTCCATGTACGGAGTGGACCTGCATCACGCCAAG GACTCGGAGGGCGTGGCCATCATGCTGGGCGTGTGTAACAGCGGGCTGCTGGTGTACAGAGACCGGCTGAGAATCAACCGATTCTCCTGGCCAAAGATCCTGAAGATTTCCTACAAACGGAACAACTTTTACATCAAGATCCGACCTGGAGAG TTTGACCAGTTTGAGTCCATCATTGGCTTCAAGCTGCTGAACCACAGAGCGGCCAAGCGGCTGTGGAAGGTGTGTGTGGAGCATCACTCCTTCTTCAG GCTGCTGTCTCCTGAGGAGCCGCCAAAGAAGTTTCTCTCTCTGGGGTCAAAGTTTCGCTACAGCGGTCGGACCCAGATTCAGAGTCGCAGAGCCAGCGCTCAGATATCCAGACCCGCTCCTAACTTCCCACGATGCATCAGCAAGAGGAACATGCTGAGCCGGAGCCTGGACGGAG CTTCCGGGACTACAGCAACGTCTTCTCTGATTGGCTCTCCTGCCATCACTGTGTCGCTCAAAGCCAACGGTCGAGCTTACTCAG acatGGGCTCTGGACTGTATGGAGCTTCAAAGGCCATCGCTGTCAGCGACCACATCGCCGCGGTAACCAGTAGCCTGGATGACAGGAGGGAGGAGCCAG ttgaggaggttctgctgctgctggtggaggaggaacagaaagaggaggagaaggaggagaaggaggagaggaagactGCAGACGTTTCTCCAGAAAGTCCTCCGTCTCCACAGAAACACGACACCAGG ACGGAGCTGACGGACACCGTCGTCGATGGCGACCTGACCGTGACCGAG TCTGATCAGGACGAAGACTTGAAGACTCAG GAGACGCTGGGCAGCCCAGAGGACATCGTCCAGACGTCCATCAGCGCACTGCGGCGCTCCTTCCTGGAGGGACAGCAGGGGGGCGGCGGCATGACGGAGTGGGACAAACGCCTGGCCTCGTCTCCTCTGCGCCGCGCTGACGACGCGCCCATGATCGAACCGCTGGAGCCGGAGGAG CCCAAACCGTCCTTTGATGAAATGTCTCCAGAACTGACGGCTCTGCTAAAGTCCGCCAGAGAGCAAGAGACCTTCAGGGAACACAACCTGCTAAAG acgTCGGAGAAGGTGGAGACGGTCTTTGTCCTCCCGGAGTCCAGGGACCCGGACCGGGACGTCGCAGATCACTTTAAG GAAGTCCCCGTGATGAGGAAGACTCTGACCTACGAAGCTCCAGGG AGCCAAGGTGGCGCTGATCCCTCCGCCGGCCTCCTGCTGAGCTCCCAGACCTTCACCGCAGAGACGTccaacaccaccaccaccacccacaTCACCAAG ATGGTGAAAGGAGGAGTTTCAGAAACCAGAGTGGAGAAAAGAATCGTCATTTCTGGAGACACCGAGGAAGACCATGAGCAG GACTGA
- the epb41l3a gene encoding band 4.1-like protein 3a isoform X6 — translation MTTEPSEAQPPEAEPFPEAAAHSTPKQGGEGPAQSSLAEDSSSPLSSGGRVARSPARTALGFRTMQTRVSLLDGSQFTCIVEKRSRGLQLFEKVCDHLNLLERDYFSLSFRDADNNKNWLDPAKDIKKQVRGVPWNFSFNVKFYPPNPAQLSEDITRYFLCLQLRQDIVSGRLPCSFATHAVLGSYTVQSELGDYDSDECGPDYVSELCFAPNQTKEMEAKIVDLHRTLRGMSPAEAEMHFLENVKKLSMYGVDLHHAKDSEGVAIMLGVCNSGLLVYRDRLRINRFSWPKILKISYKRNNFYIKIRPGEFDQFESIIGFKLLNHRAAKRLWKVCVEHHSFFRLLSPEEPPKKFLSLGSKFRYSGRTQIQSRRASAQISRPAPNFPRCISKRNMLSRSLDGASGTTATSSLIGSPAITVSLKANGRAYSDMGSGLYGASKAIAVSDHIAAVTSSLDDRREEPVEEVLLLLVEEEQKEEEKEEKEERKTADVSPESPPSPQKHDTRTELTDTVVDGDLTVTESDQDEDLKTQETLGSPEDIVQTSISALRRSFLEGQQGGGGMTEWDKRLASSPLRRADDAPMIEPLEPEETSEKVETVFVLPESRDPDRDVADHFKEVPVMRKTLTYEAPGSQGGADPSAGLLLSSQTFTAETSNTTTTTHITKMVKGGVSETRVEKRIVISGDTEEDHEQD, via the exons atgacaacagagCCAAGTGAAGCCCAGCCCCCAGAGGCGGAGCCTTTCCCTGAAGCCGCCGCCCACTCCACACCTAAACAG GGAGGGGAGGGCCCAGCTCAGAGCTCATTGGCTGAGGACTCCAGCAGTCCGCTGTCGTCGGGCGGACGCGTCGCTCGCTCTCCGGCCAGAACCGCGCTGGGCTTCAGAACCATGCAGACCCGGGTGTCGCTGCTGGACGGGTCGCAGTTCACCTGCATCGTGGAG AAACGATCTCGAGGTTTGCAGCTATTTGAGAAAGTTTGTGACCATCTCAACCTGCTGGAGAGAGATTACTTCAGCCTGTCCTTCAGAGACGCAGACAACAACAAG AACTGGTTGGATCCTGCGAAGGACATCAAgaagcaggtcagag GCGTTCCCTGGAACTTCTCCTTTAACGTGAAGTTTTACCCTCCGAACCCGGCCCAGCTGTCTGAGGACATCACCAG gTACTTCCTGTGTCTGCAGCTCAGACAGGATATCGTTTCCGGACGTCTTCCATGTTCCTTTGCGACTCACGCCGTTCTTGGTTCCTACACGGTTCAGTCGGAGCTGGGAGACTACGACTCTG ATGAATGTGGTCCAGACTACGTCAGTGAGTTGTGTTTTGCCCCAAACCAAACCAAGGAGATGGAGGCCAAGATCGTGGATCTGCACCGGACCCTCAG AGGAATGAGTCCAGCAGAAGCTGAAATGCATTTCCTGGAGAATGTGAAGAAGCTCTCCATGTACGGAGTGGACCTGCATCACGCCAAG GACTCGGAGGGCGTGGCCATCATGCTGGGCGTGTGTAACAGCGGGCTGCTGGTGTACAGAGACCGGCTGAGAATCAACCGATTCTCCTGGCCAAAGATCCTGAAGATTTCCTACAAACGGAACAACTTTTACATCAAGATCCGACCTGGAGAG TTTGACCAGTTTGAGTCCATCATTGGCTTCAAGCTGCTGAACCACAGAGCGGCCAAGCGGCTGTGGAAGGTGTGTGTGGAGCATCACTCCTTCTTCAG GCTGCTGTCTCCTGAGGAGCCGCCAAAGAAGTTTCTCTCTCTGGGGTCAAAGTTTCGCTACAGCGGTCGGACCCAGATTCAGAGTCGCAGAGCCAGCGCTCAGATATCCAGACCCGCTCCTAACTTCCCACGATGCATCAGCAAGAGGAACATGCTGAGCCGGAGCCTGGACGGAG CTTCCGGGACTACAGCAACGTCTTCTCTGATTGGCTCTCCTGCCATCACTGTGTCGCTCAAAGCCAACGGTCGAGCTTACTCAG acatGGGCTCTGGACTGTATGGAGCTTCAAAGGCCATCGCTGTCAGCGACCACATCGCCGCGGTAACCAGTAGCCTGGATGACAGGAGGGAGGAGCCAG ttgaggaggttctgctgctgctggtggaggaggaacagaaagaggaggagaaggaggagaaggaggagaggaagactGCAGACGTTTCTCCAGAAAGTCCTCCGTCTCCACAGAAACACGACACCAGG ACGGAGCTGACGGACACCGTCGTCGATGGCGACCTGACCGTGACCGAG TCTGATCAGGACGAAGACTTGAAGACTCAG GAGACGCTGGGCAGCCCAGAGGACATCGTCCAGACGTCCATCAGCGCACTGCGGCGCTCCTTCCTGGAGGGACAGCAGGGGGGCGGCGGCATGACGGAGTGGGACAAACGCCTGGCCTCGTCTCCTCTGCGCCGCGCTGACGACGCGCCCATGATCGAACCGCTGGAGCCGGAGGAG acgTCGGAGAAGGTGGAGACGGTCTTTGTCCTCCCGGAGTCCAGGGACCCGGACCGGGACGTCGCAGATCACTTTAAG GAAGTCCCCGTGATGAGGAAGACTCTGACCTACGAAGCTCCAGGG AGCCAAGGTGGCGCTGATCCCTCCGCCGGCCTCCTGCTGAGCTCCCAGACCTTCACCGCAGAGACGTccaacaccaccaccaccacccacaTCACCAAG ATGGTGAAAGGAGGAGTTTCAGAAACCAGAGTGGAGAAAAGAATCGTCATTTCTGGAGACACCGAGGAAGACCATGAGCAG GACTGA
- the epb41l3a gene encoding band 4.1-like protein 3a isoform X3 — protein sequence MTTEPSEAQPPEAEPFPEAAAHSTPKQGGEGPAQSSLAEDSSSPLSSGGRVARSPARTALGFRTMQTRVSLLDGSQFTCIVEKRSRGLQLFEKVCDHLNLLERDYFSLSFRDADNNKNWLDPAKDIKKQVRGVPWNFSFNVKFYPPNPAQLSEDITRYFLCLQLRQDIVSGRLPCSFATHAVLGSYTVQSELGDYDSDECGPDYVSELCFAPNQTKEMEAKIVDLHRTLRGMSPAEAEMHFLENVKKLSMYGVDLHHAKDSEGVAIMLGVCNSGLLVYRDRLRINRFSWPKILKISYKRNNFYIKIRPGEFDQFESIIGFKLLNHRAAKRLWKVCVEHHSFFRLLSPEEPPKKFLSLGSKFRYSGRTQIQSRRASAQISRPAPNFPRCISKRNMLSRSLDGASGTTATSSLIGSPAITVSLKANGRAYSDMGSGLYGASKAIAVSDHIAAVTSSLDDRREEPVEEVLLLLVEEEQKEEEKEEKEERKTADVSPESPPSPQKHDTRTELTDTVVDGDLTVTESDQDEDLKTQETLGSPEDIVQTSISALRRSFLEGQQGGGGMTEWDKRLASSPLRRADDAPMIEPLEPEETSEKVETVFVLPESRDPDRDVADHFKEVPVMRKTLTYEAPGSQGGADPSAGLLLSSQTFTAETSNTTTTTHITKMVKGGVSETRVEKRIVISGDTEEDHEQALAAALCEARRQHPELSVTRVVVHKETEVPPDHMIN from the exons atgacaacagagCCAAGTGAAGCCCAGCCCCCAGAGGCGGAGCCTTTCCCTGAAGCCGCCGCCCACTCCACACCTAAACAG GGAGGGGAGGGCCCAGCTCAGAGCTCATTGGCTGAGGACTCCAGCAGTCCGCTGTCGTCGGGCGGACGCGTCGCTCGCTCTCCGGCCAGAACCGCGCTGGGCTTCAGAACCATGCAGACCCGGGTGTCGCTGCTGGACGGGTCGCAGTTCACCTGCATCGTGGAG AAACGATCTCGAGGTTTGCAGCTATTTGAGAAAGTTTGTGACCATCTCAACCTGCTGGAGAGAGATTACTTCAGCCTGTCCTTCAGAGACGCAGACAACAACAAG AACTGGTTGGATCCTGCGAAGGACATCAAgaagcaggtcagag GCGTTCCCTGGAACTTCTCCTTTAACGTGAAGTTTTACCCTCCGAACCCGGCCCAGCTGTCTGAGGACATCACCAG gTACTTCCTGTGTCTGCAGCTCAGACAGGATATCGTTTCCGGACGTCTTCCATGTTCCTTTGCGACTCACGCCGTTCTTGGTTCCTACACGGTTCAGTCGGAGCTGGGAGACTACGACTCTG ATGAATGTGGTCCAGACTACGTCAGTGAGTTGTGTTTTGCCCCAAACCAAACCAAGGAGATGGAGGCCAAGATCGTGGATCTGCACCGGACCCTCAG AGGAATGAGTCCAGCAGAAGCTGAAATGCATTTCCTGGAGAATGTGAAGAAGCTCTCCATGTACGGAGTGGACCTGCATCACGCCAAG GACTCGGAGGGCGTGGCCATCATGCTGGGCGTGTGTAACAGCGGGCTGCTGGTGTACAGAGACCGGCTGAGAATCAACCGATTCTCCTGGCCAAAGATCCTGAAGATTTCCTACAAACGGAACAACTTTTACATCAAGATCCGACCTGGAGAG TTTGACCAGTTTGAGTCCATCATTGGCTTCAAGCTGCTGAACCACAGAGCGGCCAAGCGGCTGTGGAAGGTGTGTGTGGAGCATCACTCCTTCTTCAG GCTGCTGTCTCCTGAGGAGCCGCCAAAGAAGTTTCTCTCTCTGGGGTCAAAGTTTCGCTACAGCGGTCGGACCCAGATTCAGAGTCGCAGAGCCAGCGCTCAGATATCCAGACCCGCTCCTAACTTCCCACGATGCATCAGCAAGAGGAACATGCTGAGCCGGAGCCTGGACGGAG CTTCCGGGACTACAGCAACGTCTTCTCTGATTGGCTCTCCTGCCATCACTGTGTCGCTCAAAGCCAACGGTCGAGCTTACTCAG acatGGGCTCTGGACTGTATGGAGCTTCAAAGGCCATCGCTGTCAGCGACCACATCGCCGCGGTAACCAGTAGCCTGGATGACAGGAGGGAGGAGCCAG ttgaggaggttctgctgctgctggtggaggaggaacagaaagaggaggagaaggaggagaaggaggagaggaagactGCAGACGTTTCTCCAGAAAGTCCTCCGTCTCCACAGAAACACGACACCAGG ACGGAGCTGACGGACACCGTCGTCGATGGCGACCTGACCGTGACCGAG TCTGATCAGGACGAAGACTTGAAGACTCAG GAGACGCTGGGCAGCCCAGAGGACATCGTCCAGACGTCCATCAGCGCACTGCGGCGCTCCTTCCTGGAGGGACAGCAGGGGGGCGGCGGCATGACGGAGTGGGACAAACGCCTGGCCTCGTCTCCTCTGCGCCGCGCTGACGACGCGCCCATGATCGAACCGCTGGAGCCGGAGGAG acgTCGGAGAAGGTGGAGACGGTCTTTGTCCTCCCGGAGTCCAGGGACCCGGACCGGGACGTCGCAGATCACTTTAAG GAAGTCCCCGTGATGAGGAAGACTCTGACCTACGAAGCTCCAGGG AGCCAAGGTGGCGCTGATCCCTCCGCCGGCCTCCTGCTGAGCTCCCAGACCTTCACCGCAGAGACGTccaacaccaccaccaccacccacaTCACCAAG ATGGTGAAAGGAGGAGTTTCAGAAACCAGAGTGGAGAAAAGAATCGTCATTTCTGGAGACACCGAGGAAGACCATGAGCAG GCCCTGGCGGCGGCGCTCTGCGAGGCGCGGCGGCAGCATCCTGAACTGTCCGTCACCAGAGTCGTCGTCCACAAAGAAACGGAGGTTCCTCCTGATCACATGATCAATTAG